From a single Hymenobacter sp. YIM 151500-1 genomic region:
- a CDS encoding sugar transferase, which produces MPSAATSWYLRRGKRLLDVAVAAPLLLLALPVLALVAALLALQNGGSWLFRQRRPGWHGRLFTLYKLQTMTSRRDAQGQLLPDAARLPRLGRWVRASSLDELPQLWNVLRGDLSLVGPRPLLEQYLPLYSPEQARRHEVRPGITGWAQVNGRNAISWEEKFAFDVWYIDHVSFALDARILGRTALRVLGARGVTAPGQATTTAFTGSSPTTSSTAPEPLFPA; this is translated from the coding sequence ATGCCCTCCGCCGCAACTTCCTGGTACCTCCGCCGCGGCAAGCGCCTGCTCGACGTGGCCGTGGCCGCACCGCTGCTCCTGCTGGCGCTGCCGGTGCTGGCCCTGGTAGCGGCCTTGCTGGCCCTGCAAAACGGCGGCTCCTGGCTGTTTCGGCAGCGGCGGCCGGGCTGGCACGGGCGGCTGTTTACGCTCTACAAGCTCCAAACCATGACCAGCCGCCGCGACGCCCAGGGCCAGCTGCTGCCCGACGCCGCCCGCCTGCCCCGCCTGGGCCGCTGGGTGCGGGCCTCTTCCCTCGACGAGCTGCCCCAGCTCTGGAACGTGCTGCGCGGCGACCTAAGCCTGGTGGGCCCGCGGCCCCTGCTGGAGCAGTATTTGCCGCTGTACTCGCCCGAGCAGGCCCGCCGCCACGAGGTGCGGCCCGGCATCACGGGCTGGGCCCAGGTCAACGGCCGCAACGCTATTAGCTGGGAAGAGAAATTTGCCTTCGATGTCTGGTACATCGATCATGTGTCTTTTGCCTTGGACGCGCGCATTCTGGGGCGCACTGCCTTGCGCGTGCTGGGGGCGCGGGGCGTGACGGCGCCCGGCCAGGCTACCACCACAGCCTTCACCGGCTCCTCCCCTACCACATCCTCAACCGCTCCCGAGCCACTTTTTCCCGCATGA
- the ispE gene encoding 4-(cytidine 5'-diphospho)-2-C-methyl-D-erythritol kinase — protein MLVFPNAKLNLGLYITGLRPDGFRNLESVFVPLPWTDALEVLPAAETTLTLTGLPIPGDPATNLCLRAYELLKADFELPPVQLHLHKVVPIGAGLGGGSSDATFALRALNDLFSLGLGLETLESYARRLGADCAFFIRNQPVFAYEKGDVFDSISLDLTGTACKVVYPGLHISTAEAYARVQPHPPRHDLRAAMAQPLDTWRHTVSNDFEEALTPHYPVLGDIKAQLYAAGAAYASLSGSGSAVYGLFPGREQLPRLNFPAEFTVWDGWL, from the coding sequence ATGCTCGTCTTCCCCAACGCCAAGCTCAACCTCGGCCTCTACATTACGGGCCTGCGTCCGGACGGCTTCCGAAACCTCGAATCGGTATTTGTGCCCCTGCCCTGGACGGATGCCCTGGAGGTGCTGCCCGCCGCCGAAACCACGCTCACCCTCACCGGCCTGCCCATCCCCGGCGACCCGGCCACCAACCTGTGCTTGCGGGCCTACGAGTTGCTGAAGGCTGATTTTGAGCTTCCCCCCGTGCAGCTGCACTTGCACAAAGTGGTGCCCATCGGGGCCGGGCTGGGCGGCGGCTCCAGCGACGCCACCTTTGCCCTGCGCGCCCTCAACGACCTGTTCAGCCTGGGCTTAGGACTCGAAACGCTGGAAAGCTACGCCCGCCGCCTGGGCGCCGACTGTGCCTTTTTCATCCGCAACCAGCCGGTATTTGCCTATGAGAAGGGCGACGTATTCGACAGCATTAGTCTCGACTTAACTGGCACGGCCTGCAAAGTGGTGTACCCCGGCCTGCACATCAGCACGGCCGAGGCCTACGCCCGCGTGCAGCCCCACCCCCCGCGCCACGATTTGCGCGCGGCTATGGCTCAGCCCCTCGACACCTGGCGCCACACCGTCAGCAATGATTTTGAAGAGGCGCTAACTCCGCACTACCCCGTACTCGGCGACATCAAAGCCCAGCTTTACGCCGCCGGGGCTGCCTACGCCAGCCTATCCGGCTCCGGCTCGGCGGTGTACGGGCTGTTTCCGGGCCGGGAGCAGCTTCCCAGGTTGAACTTTCCGGCTGAGTTTACGGTGTGGGACGGATGGCTGTAG
- a CDS encoding acetyltransferase — protein sequence MSFSATLPAAAPLAEASAALPRLVIVGAGGLGREVLVLARHINEAQPIWELAGFYDDQPPVPSRLHDLPYLGTTADLNATAEPLHVVVAVGNSRSRAAVVARLTSSQLTFATLVHPAVACQPYQRLHIGAGCIIGQGCILTCDIRLGRHVLLNLGCTIGHDAILEDFCSLMPHANVGGEAHLETGVYLGTNATVINRVRVGANTIVGAGAVTIRNLPPDCTAVGVPAQVVKGLRDLGT from the coding sequence ATGAGCTTCTCCGCTACCCTTCCGGCCGCTGCCCCGTTGGCTGAAGCGTCCGCCGCCTTGCCGCGGCTGGTCATTGTGGGCGCGGGTGGCCTGGGGCGCGAGGTGCTGGTGCTGGCCCGCCACATCAACGAAGCCCAGCCTATCTGGGAGCTGGCAGGCTTCTACGACGACCAGCCCCCGGTCCCTTCCCGCCTCCACGACCTCCCCTACCTGGGCACCACCGCCGACCTCAACGCCACCGCCGAGCCACTGCACGTGGTGGTGGCCGTGGGCAACAGCCGCAGCCGCGCCGCCGTGGTGGCCCGCCTCACGTCCAGTCAGCTGACGTTTGCCACCCTGGTACATCCGGCCGTGGCCTGCCAGCCCTACCAGCGCCTGCACATCGGGGCGGGCTGCATCATTGGGCAGGGCTGCATTCTCACCTGCGACATTCGGCTGGGCCGCCACGTGCTGCTTAACCTGGGCTGCACCATCGGCCACGATGCCATTTTGGAGGATTTTTGCTCTCTGATGCCACATGCCAACGTAGGCGGCGAAGCTCATCTGGAAACCGGCGTGTACCTGGGCACCAACGCCACCGTCATCAACCGGGTGCGCGTGGGAGCCAATACCATTGTGGGGGCCGGGGCCGTAACCATCCGCAACCTTCCCCCAGACTGCACCGCCGTAGGTGTGCCGGCCCAGGTGGTTAAGGGACTTAGGGACTTAGGGACTTAG
- a CDS encoding DUF6268 family outer membrane beta-barrel protein, which produces MPRHFSFALLLAAGLGALSAGRAGAQVAPVPAGTPSPAPADSLDFGEFGDADDKKVRTFATQKVLFLSPTKLISVGYEGQADFDLTSTGPHFDRPRTGPDPIPVVETTRPVNRFGGLRLGVNAPVISRSSFILNLGLTYWNTDVRLDNPEQSALFGALRRGLRSTGVNATVFKPFDNKHFLLLQANADLNGIYRNLDDISSEALTFSGTAIYGWKPTDNYMWGLGLTRTYRAGQLLHIPVVFYNRTFSPRWGVEAVFPARVNLRRSFGTSSLLMLGYEIEGNAYYLGPVNGQDLYLRRGELKPRITYERQLAGFVWLSAQVGYRYNWRFNAFATQNPEGDDNPVFDNTLGNPLYFNVSVNLVSP; this is translated from the coding sequence ATGCCCAGACATTTCTCCTTTGCGCTGTTGCTGGCCGCCGGGCTTGGTGCCCTGTCCGCCGGCCGCGCCGGGGCCCAGGTGGCCCCGGTGCCCGCCGGTACCCCCTCGCCCGCTCCCGCCGACTCGCTGGATTTCGGCGAGTTCGGGGACGCCGACGACAAAAAAGTGCGCACGTTTGCCACGCAAAAAGTTCTGTTTCTGAGCCCCACCAAGCTGATTTCGGTGGGCTACGAGGGGCAGGCTGACTTTGACCTTACCTCCACGGGGCCGCACTTCGACCGGCCCCGCACCGGGCCGGACCCTATTCCGGTGGTAGAAACCACCCGGCCGGTAAACCGATTTGGGGGGCTGCGGCTGGGCGTCAACGCCCCGGTTATTTCCCGCTCCAGCTTCATCCTGAATCTGGGCCTGACCTACTGGAACACCGATGTGCGCCTGGACAACCCGGAGCAGTCGGCGCTGTTTGGAGCCCTGCGGCGCGGCCTGCGCTCCACGGGTGTGAATGCCACCGTGTTCAAGCCCTTCGACAACAAGCACTTCCTGCTGCTGCAAGCCAACGCCGACCTGAACGGCATCTACCGCAACCTCGACGACATCAGCAGCGAGGCTCTGACCTTCAGCGGCACGGCCATCTACGGCTGGAAACCTACCGACAACTACATGTGGGGCCTGGGCCTGACGCGCACCTACCGCGCGGGCCAGCTTCTTCATATTCCGGTGGTGTTCTACAACCGCACGTTCAGCCCGCGCTGGGGCGTGGAGGCCGTGTTTCCGGCCCGCGTCAACCTGCGGCGCAGCTTCGGCACCAGCTCGCTGCTGATGCTGGGCTACGAAATCGAGGGCAATGCCTACTACCTGGGCCCGGTGAACGGGCAGGACCTGTACCTGCGCCGGGGTGAGCTGAAGCCGCGCATCACCTACGAGCGGCAGCTGGCGGGCTTCGTCTGGCTGTCGGCGCAGGTGGGCTACCGCTACAACTGGCGGTTCAATGCCTTTGCTACGCAGAACCCCGAAGGAGACGATAATCCGGTATTCGATAATACCCTGGGTAACCCGCTCTACTTCAACGTGAGCGTGAATCTGGTAAGCCCTTAA
- a CDS encoding DegT/DnrJ/EryC1/StrS family aminotransferase, whose protein sequence is MRSQDYDRLYLSPPHLGRHELNYLHKAIEDNWVAPAGPNLDGFERDICEFTGARHCVALTSGTAAIHLGLRLLGVGPGDEVMCPSFTFVATANPIAYLGATPVFVDSEADTWNLCPERLREALQARQQQGRRPKALILVHLYGMPARLREVLAVAEEFGVPVLEDAAEALGSRYEGRPLGTFGAVGVFSFNGNKILTTSGGGALVTDNPQWAQKARFWATQAKDPAPYYQHSELGYNYRLSNLLAGIGRGQMELLEDRVKRRRAIYTWYQEHLRDVPGLRFGPAEPAGGHANRWLTTILLDPAETTVTPEQLRQHLETHNIESRPLWKPLHLQPLFAGAPMFGGEVCAALFARGLCLPSGSAMTDSDLYRVASAVTGAF, encoded by the coding sequence ATGCGCAGCCAGGATTACGACCGACTGTATCTTTCTCCGCCCCACCTCGGCCGCCACGAGCTGAACTACCTGCATAAAGCCATTGAAGACAATTGGGTGGCGCCCGCCGGACCCAACCTCGACGGGTTTGAGCGCGACATCTGCGAGTTTACGGGTGCCCGGCACTGCGTAGCCCTCACCTCGGGCACGGCGGCCATTCACCTGGGGCTGCGCCTGCTGGGCGTGGGGCCCGGCGACGAGGTAATGTGCCCGTCATTTACGTTCGTGGCTACGGCCAACCCCATTGCCTATCTCGGGGCCACGCCGGTGTTTGTGGACAGCGAGGCCGACACCTGGAACCTGTGCCCCGAGCGGCTGCGCGAGGCCCTGCAAGCCCGGCAGCAGCAAGGCCGCCGGCCCAAAGCTCTGATTCTGGTGCACCTCTACGGCATGCCCGCCCGCCTGCGCGAGGTGCTGGCCGTAGCCGAAGAGTTTGGCGTACCCGTGCTCGAAGATGCCGCCGAGGCGCTGGGTTCCCGCTACGAGGGTCGGCCCCTGGGCACGTTTGGGGCAGTGGGTGTTTTCTCCTTCAATGGCAATAAGATTCTGACTACCAGCGGCGGGGGTGCCCTGGTAACCGATAACCCGCAGTGGGCGCAGAAAGCCCGATTCTGGGCCACGCAAGCCAAGGACCCGGCCCCCTACTACCAGCATTCCGAGCTGGGCTACAACTACCGCCTCAGCAACCTGCTGGCCGGCATTGGACGGGGGCAGATGGAGCTGCTGGAGGACCGCGTGAAGCGGCGCCGCGCCATCTACACCTGGTACCAGGAACACCTGCGCGACGTGCCCGGCTTGCGTTTCGGGCCGGCCGAGCCAGCCGGGGGCCACGCCAACCGCTGGCTCACCACCATCCTGCTCGACCCTGCCGAGACTACCGTTACGCCCGAGCAGCTGCGCCAGCACCTCGAAACCCACAACATCGAAAGCCGGCCGCTCTGGAAGCCCCTGCACTTGCAGCCCTTGTTTGCCGGTGCCCCCATGTTTGGCGGCGAGGTTTGTGCTGCCCTATTTGCCCGCGGCTTGTGCCTGCCGTCCGGCTCGGCCATGACCGACTCCGATTTGTACCGCGTGGCAAGTGCCGTTACAGGAGCTTTCTAG
- the atpC gene encoding ATP synthase F1 subunit epsilon, producing the protein MHLEIITPDRKVFEGEVTSARFPGADGLFEVLNNHAPLISALKAGDIVLNGGASIFRIEGGVVEVLRNNVIVLAEGATA; encoded by the coding sequence ATGCACTTAGAAATCATCACGCCCGACCGGAAGGTGTTTGAGGGCGAGGTTACGTCGGCCCGGTTTCCGGGGGCTGATGGGCTGTTTGAAGTTCTCAACAACCACGCCCCGCTGATTTCGGCCCTGAAAGCCGGCGACATCGTGCTGAATGGCGGCGCCAGCATCTTCCGCATCGAAGGCGGGGTGGTGGAGGTGCTGCGCAACAACGTGATTGTGCTGGCCGAAGGCGCCACGGCGTAA
- a CDS encoding trans-sulfuration enzyme family protein, producing the protein MHIHPKITPIYQSSVFKFEDLNELELYFGEAGSRYMYSRYANPNSDELAEAISRLEKGAGAVATGSGMAAIFAAILCYCQAGDQVLCAQDIYGGSSSLLNQELGRLGISVGYVPFDDLSRDLTPYLQPRTRLLLCETISNPLLRVVGLRGAAEACRAHGLKLVVDNTFATPVLTRPFDHGADLVVHSVTKYLAGHSDVTAGVAVARAPEDAARLRQVGSLFGLTLSPMESWLAVRGLKTLRLRVQAHCHNAQAIAEFLSRHPAVQQVHYPGLPNHPQHLLAADQGGTLFGGMLSCRLADEAEVVNRFMRRTRRFPFAPSLAGVDSSLSYPLGTSHRALTPEQQAEVGITSGLVRLSVGIEPVEELLADLQQALDS; encoded by the coding sequence ATGCACATTCACCCCAAAATCACCCCGATTTATCAGTCTTCCGTGTTCAAGTTTGAGGACCTGAACGAGCTGGAGCTGTACTTCGGGGAGGCCGGCAGCCGCTACATGTACTCACGCTACGCCAACCCGAATAGCGACGAGCTGGCCGAAGCCATCAGCCGCCTGGAGAAGGGGGCGGGGGCCGTGGCTACGGGCTCGGGGATGGCAGCCATTTTTGCGGCTATCCTGTGCTACTGCCAGGCCGGCGACCAGGTGCTCTGCGCCCAGGACATCTACGGGGGCTCCTCGTCCTTGCTCAACCAGGAGCTGGGTCGGCTGGGCATTTCGGTCGGCTACGTGCCCTTCGACGACCTCAGCCGCGACCTAACGCCCTACTTGCAGCCGCGCACCCGCCTGCTGCTCTGCGAAACCATCAGCAACCCGCTGCTACGGGTGGTGGGGCTGCGCGGAGCCGCCGAAGCCTGCCGTGCCCACGGCCTCAAGCTGGTGGTGGATAACACCTTCGCCACGCCCGTGCTCACCCGCCCCTTCGACCACGGCGCCGACCTGGTGGTGCACAGCGTAACCAAATACCTGGCCGGCCACTCCGACGTTACGGCCGGCGTGGCCGTGGCCCGCGCCCCCGAGGATGCGGCCCGACTCCGGCAAGTTGGGTCGCTGTTTGGGCTGACGCTGAGCCCCATGGAAAGCTGGCTGGCCGTGCGCGGCCTCAAAACCTTACGTTTGCGGGTGCAGGCGCACTGCCACAATGCCCAGGCCATAGCCGAGTTTCTGAGCCGCCACCCCGCCGTGCAGCAGGTGCACTACCCCGGTTTGCCCAACCACCCTCAGCACCTGCTGGCCGCCGACCAAGGCGGTACCTTGTTTGGCGGTATGCTCTCCTGCCGCCTGGCCGACGAGGCCGAGGTAGTTAACCGCTTCATGCGCCGCACGCGGCGGTTTCCGTTTGCACCCTCCCTGGCCGGGGTCGATTCGTCGTTGTCGTATCCGCTGGGCACGTCGCACCGCGCCCTCACGCCCGAGCAGCAGGCCGAGGTGGGCATTACCTCGGGGCTGGTGCGGCTGTCGGTGGGCATCGAGCCGGTGGAGGAGCTGCTCGCCGATTTGCAGCAGGCCCTGGACAGCTAG
- a CDS encoding DUF2147 domain-containing protein, giving the protein MNWIKRILLTSLVLGITLTLALAADNPDAVLGVWKNGEGTGMVQIYKRGDKYFGRIVWLKVANNPNGTPRTDSNNPEEKLRNRPLKGLENMRDFTYVGNNKWESGKIYDPKNGSDYSCEMTLVDENTLEVRGFIGVSLFGRTDVWKRQVMKKK; this is encoded by the coding sequence ATGAACTGGATAAAAAGAATTCTGCTGACAAGCCTCGTGCTTGGTATTACACTGACGCTGGCTTTGGCCGCCGACAACCCCGACGCGGTACTGGGCGTCTGGAAAAACGGGGAAGGCACCGGTATGGTGCAGATTTACAAGCGGGGCGACAAGTACTTTGGGCGTATTGTGTGGCTGAAAGTGGCCAATAACCCCAACGGCACACCCCGTACCGACAGCAACAACCCGGAGGAAAAGCTGCGCAACCGCCCGTTGAAAGGCCTCGAAAACATGCGTGACTTCACGTACGTGGGCAACAACAAGTGGGAGTCGGGCAAAATCTACGACCCCAAAAATGGCAGCGACTATTCCTGCGAGATGACGCTTGTGGATGAGAATACGCTGGAAGTACGCGGCTTTATCGGCGTATCGCTGTTTGGCCGCACCGACGTGTGGAAGCGGCAGGTGATGAAGAAAAAATAG
- a CDS encoding PKD domain-containing protein — translation MHKMYPVALALLSLGSALAQKGPPVQLPQQKKAAVSLVPNQSFRPDPSSRIDGDLQQLYQRSRTVQSAKQLRTEFAGLTVAEPGQPAGTARRGTATSPVTSVLVRITAKDVNALLPQLTARGFRVVSSHPKLHFVEGYLPVAELAPGKAGISSLDQRGLLGVLGVLKPQARVGRVQNQADFVLEANRVRGARPTGFNGQGVRIGVLSDSYDALGGAATDAASGDVPANVQIIEDIPGGSDEGRAMVQLIHDIAPGAAQAFATAFETEGRFADNIRALADPARGNCKIIVDDVGYFAEPFFQDGVIAQAVEEVATQRGVAYYSAAGNSANLSSEYISPAFQATTGGSADLNFAATGGQADTRQRFRVRKGTRLIVSLQWSDPFYTASGVRTDLDMYLLRANGDTVARRATNNLANQTPVEILGFANFSPADTITLYDLVIRRRAGSADPARLKYVLFEGDAPREYFTGSGTIIGHAAAANAQAVAAVPSYNRTTVESFSSFGSPTILFNPDGTPLAAPSTRPKPDMTSVDGVSTTFFNGPALPDPQDGFLFFGTSAAAPNAAAVAALLWQAEPNLTQAQLNTRLKNTARDINVAGFDIRTGAGLINAYTAIFGPIVPVAGPVLETLDDQLGRTWQVSDLGAGRSLVRNNFGPASAPAQLIQDSFFPQFYSSQSLQGLSIATLRLNLSATPTGGWTLTFRHKRFDGEDDQQMPATFTGNSGTDGVALSVNGTNWFRLADLTGTSSTTSYQTQTIDLTAFAQANNLTLGSDVRIRFQRFGTTRVDAANPAVRGGRAFDDITVTGPVAAQTPVPLFSLSASPAEPICPGSTVQFQNSSLFAAPTAFSWSFPGGSPAASTDASPSVTYAAAGSYDVTLTITTAGGTFTRTVPGAVVVSSEVPQAAFAVRPNTPLCPGTPVRFVNQSLLTRCATTYAWTFAGGSPATSTDANPTVTFAAPGTYTVTLTATNANGSTTRTRSVIIQAGAALPYAETFQSGLPATWAVLNPDNSFTWAAVTGVLRKDGTRGPVLIMPFGPYDDAGQRDSLQSPLLDLRSQSRATLRFDMAYAPILSPQQGNDSLTVDVFAACTNTRLGRAYLKSALTGLPTTAAQDSFFIPRSVGQWRQEEADLTSFANQQVYLRFIAYNQFGNNLFLTNVRVDNGGLTTGTRAQVDSPALLAYPNPVGAGYSLTLQLPQLPGTASIRLVDGVGRVTWQAQWNLSATTPLRREVSVPLSAGLYTVLCQTADGQLFSRRVVVQH, via the coding sequence ATGCACAAAATGTATCCTGTGGCCTTGGCGCTCCTGAGCCTAGGTTCGGCCCTGGCCCAGAAGGGGCCGCCCGTGCAACTCCCGCAGCAAAAAAAGGCCGCCGTGAGCCTAGTGCCCAACCAGAGCTTCCGGCCCGACCCATCGTCGCGCATCGACGGCGACTTGCAGCAGCTCTACCAACGCTCCCGCACGGTGCAATCGGCCAAGCAGCTCCGGACCGAGTTTGCGGGCCTGACCGTTGCTGAGCCGGGCCAGCCAGCGGGCACGGCCCGGCGAGGGACGGCCACGAGCCCGGTGACGTCGGTGCTGGTGCGTATCACGGCCAAGGATGTAAACGCTCTGCTTCCCCAGCTCACGGCGCGGGGCTTTCGGGTGGTCAGCTCCCATCCGAAGCTGCACTTCGTGGAAGGGTACTTGCCCGTAGCGGAGCTGGCGCCGGGCAAAGCCGGCATCAGCAGCCTCGACCAGCGCGGCTTGCTGGGCGTGCTGGGCGTGCTGAAGCCCCAGGCGCGCGTGGGCCGGGTGCAAAACCAGGCCGACTTTGTGCTAGAAGCCAACCGGGTGCGGGGCGCCCGCCCCACCGGCTTCAATGGCCAGGGGGTGCGCATTGGCGTGCTGAGCGACTCCTACGACGCTCTGGGCGGGGCTGCTACCGATGCGGCCTCCGGCGACGTACCCGCCAATGTGCAGATCATCGAAGACATTCCGGGGGGCAGCGACGAGGGCCGCGCCATGGTGCAGCTCATCCATGATATTGCACCGGGAGCCGCCCAGGCGTTTGCTACGGCTTTCGAGACAGAAGGTAGGTTTGCCGACAACATCCGGGCCCTGGCCGACCCGGCCCGCGGCAATTGCAAAATCATCGTGGACGACGTGGGGTATTTTGCCGAGCCCTTTTTCCAGGACGGGGTAATTGCGCAGGCTGTAGAAGAAGTAGCAACCCAGCGCGGCGTGGCCTACTACTCGGCGGCCGGCAATAGCGCTAATCTTTCGTCGGAATACATCAGCCCGGCCTTCCAGGCCACCACTGGCGGCTCCGCCGACCTCAACTTTGCGGCAACTGGCGGCCAGGCTGACACGCGCCAGCGGTTTCGGGTGCGCAAGGGCACTCGGCTCATCGTCTCCTTGCAGTGGAGCGACCCTTTCTATACGGCGTCCGGCGTCCGTACCGACCTGGATATGTACCTGCTGCGGGCCAACGGCGACACGGTGGCCCGCCGGGCTACCAACAACCTGGCCAACCAAACGCCGGTGGAGATATTGGGCTTTGCCAACTTCTCGCCCGCCGATACCATTACGCTCTACGACCTTGTTATCCGGCGCCGGGCCGGCTCCGCCGACCCCGCCCGCCTGAAGTATGTGCTGTTTGAAGGCGACGCGCCACGGGAGTACTTCACTGGCAGCGGCACCATTATCGGACACGCCGCAGCCGCTAATGCCCAAGCTGTAGCGGCAGTACCCTCGTACAACCGAACTACGGTAGAAAGTTTTTCCTCATTTGGCTCGCCCACTATTCTGTTCAACCCTGATGGTACGCCGCTGGCGGCGCCCAGCACCCGGCCCAAGCCAGATATGACGTCGGTGGACGGCGTCAGTACTACGTTTTTTAACGGTCCCGCCCTGCCCGATCCTCAGGATGGCTTTCTGTTTTTCGGTACCTCGGCGGCGGCGCCTAACGCGGCGGCCGTTGCTGCCCTGCTCTGGCAGGCCGAGCCCAACCTAACTCAGGCTCAACTGAACACTCGCCTGAAAAACACCGCCCGCGACATCAACGTGGCGGGCTTCGATATTCGCACTGGCGCCGGGTTAATTAACGCATATACCGCCATTTTTGGGCCTATTGTTCCCGTAGCAGGTCCGGTGCTCGAAACCCTGGACGACCAGCTGGGCAGAACGTGGCAGGTGAGCGACTTGGGGGCCGGCCGCTCCCTGGTGCGCAACAACTTCGGCCCAGCCTCGGCTCCGGCCCAGCTTATCCAAGACAGCTTTTTCCCCCAATTCTACTCTTCTCAAAGCTTGCAAGGTCTCAGCATTGCCACGCTGCGCCTCAATCTCTCGGCCACGCCCACGGGCGGCTGGACGCTGACCTTCCGGCACAAGCGGTTTGATGGCGAAGACGACCAGCAGATGCCTGCAACCTTCACGGGTAACAGCGGCACGGACGGGGTGGCCTTGAGCGTGAATGGTACCAACTGGTTTCGCCTGGCCGACCTGACCGGCACCAGCTCCACCACCAGCTACCAGACGCAAACCATCGACTTAACGGCGTTTGCGCAGGCAAACAACTTGACACTGGGCTCAGATGTCCGCATTCGGTTTCAGCGCTTCGGCACCACACGCGTAGATGCTGCCAACCCTGCCGTGCGCGGGGGTCGCGCCTTCGACGACATCACCGTGACGGGCCCAGTAGCCGCGCAGACGCCCGTGCCGCTGTTTTCTTTGTCGGCTTCGCCCGCAGAGCCCATTTGCCCCGGCTCCACGGTGCAGTTCCAGAACAGCAGCCTGTTTGCCGCGCCCACAGCCTTTAGCTGGAGCTTTCCGGGAGGCAGCCCCGCCGCCAGCACCGACGCCAGCCCCTCCGTCACGTACGCCGCCGCGGGCAGCTACGACGTGACGCTTACCATTACCACGGCTGGTGGCACCTTTACCCGCACCGTGCCTGGTGCCGTGGTGGTGTCGTCGGAAGTGCCGCAGGCCGCATTCGCCGTGCGCCCGAACACGCCGCTTTGCCCCGGCACACCGGTGCGGTTTGTCAATCAGTCGTTGCTTACGCGCTGCGCCACCACCTACGCCTGGACGTTTGCCGGGGGCAGCCCCGCCACCAGCACCGATGCCAACCCGACCGTAACTTTTGCCGCTCCCGGTACCTATACTGTTACGCTCACGGCCACCAACGCCAACGGCTCCACTACCCGGACCCGCTCGGTCATCATTCAGGCCGGCGCCGCGCTGCCTTATGCCGAGACGTTCCAGAGCGGACTGCCAGCCACCTGGGCCGTACTGAACCCGGATAACAGCTTTACCTGGGCTGCCGTAACGGGCGTCCTGCGCAAAGATGGCACCCGCGGCCCGGTCCTGATCATGCCCTTCGGCCCCTACGACGACGCCGGGCAACGCGACTCGCTACAGTCGCCGCTGCTGGATTTGCGCAGCCAGAGCCGGGCCACGCTGCGCTTCGATATGGCTTACGCCCCTATCCTGAGCCCTCAGCAGGGCAACGATTCGCTGACCGTAGACGTGTTTGCAGCCTGCACCAACACCCGCCTGGGCCGGGCTTACCTGAAGTCGGCGCTGACGGGCCTGCCTACCACTGCCGCTCAGGACAGCTTCTTCATTCCTCGCTCCGTGGGGCAGTGGCGGCAGGAAGAAGCCGACCTGACTTCCTTCGCCAACCAGCAGGTGTACCTGCGCTTCATTGCCTACAATCAGTTCGGCAACAACCTGTTTCTGACTAATGTGCGCGTCGATAACGGCGGCCTCACCACCGGCACCCGCGCCCAGGTCGACTCGCCCGCCCTGCTGGCCTACCCCAATCCGGTGGGTGCCGGGTATAGCCTCACTCTCCAGCTGCCCCAGCTGCCTGGCACGGCCAGCATCCGCCTCGTGGACGGCGTGGGGCGGGTAACCTGGCAGGCGCAGTGGAACCTAAGTGCTACTACGCCCCTGCGCCGTGAGGTATCTGTGCCGCTGTCGGCAGGCCTGTATACCGTGCTCTGCCAAACCGCCGACGGCCAGCTGTTCTCGCGCCGGGTGGTGGTGCAGCACTAA